Proteins from a single region of Erythrobacter sp.:
- the gyrA gene encoding DNA gyrase subunit A gives MSDDSDILDSTPPAPMGGFERIDIVDEMKSSYLDYAMSVIVARALPDVRDGLKPVHRRILFASQEGGFVAGRPYRKSAKIVGDVMGNYHPHGDSAIYDALARMTQDWSMRVPLIDGQGNFGSMDPDPPASMRYTEARLARVANSLLDDLDKDTVDFTENYDGSRQEPTVLPARFPNLLVNGAGGIAVGMATNVPPHNLGEVIDGCLAFIDNPHITSEELIQFIPGPDFPTAPLILGTHGARSAYTTGRGSILMRCRHEVETGRNDRRSIVFTSIPYQVGKSNLVEKIAEAAKDKRIEGISDIRDESSREGVRVVVDLKRDATPEVVLNQIWRHTPAQASFPANMLAIRGGRPETLTLRDIIQSFIAFREEVITRRTKYELNKARERAHLLLGLVVAVSNLDEVVAMIRSARNPAEARGKLLAKEWPIGDIAQYIRLVEAIDPSDDESGGTYRLSERQVKAILELRLHRLTALGRDEIGDELKELAAAIAEYLSILADRVKLYGVMREELTEIRATYATPRLSEIAPAWDGLEDEDLIEREDMVVTVTHDGYIKRTALATFRAQGRGGKGRSGMATKDEDAVVELFVTSTHNPVLFFTNTGRVYRLKVWKLPEGGPTTKGRPMVNLLPLGEDERVTNVLPLPEDEASWANLNIVFATEQGMVRRNSMDAFANIPTAGKYAMGFVEGSGDRLIGVQLLTEEQQIFLASDSGKAIRFSATDARETKSRTGIGVRGMSLKKGGKVVSMAVVDPLTADMETREAYLRAAAWKNNDAVSTLPAEQVAAMAEAEEFILTITANGYGKISSAYEYRTTSRGGQGITNIGTPDSNPDRNGPVVASFPVKHGSQLMLVTDQAKLIRLDIGFRHLIEGGFESLKGFSISGRGSSGIRIFDVAKDEHIVGAALIDETEEPENAAEEAIAAEMADGGEAPSE, from the coding sequence TTGAGCGACGACAGCGACATCCTCGATTCCACCCCGCCCGCACCGATGGGCGGTTTTGAACGCATCGACATCGTCGACGAGATGAAGTCGAGCTACCTCGATTACGCGATGAGCGTGATCGTCGCCCGCGCCCTGCCCGATGTGCGCGACGGGTTGAAGCCGGTCCACCGCCGCATTCTCTTCGCCAGCCAGGAAGGCGGCTTTGTCGCCGGGCGCCCCTATCGCAAGAGCGCAAAGATCGTCGGCGACGTGATGGGTAACTACCACCCGCACGGCGACAGCGCGATTTATGATGCCCTCGCCCGCATGACCCAGGACTGGTCGATGCGCGTGCCGCTGATCGACGGTCAGGGCAATTTCGGATCGATGGACCCCGATCCGCCGGCCTCGATGCGTTACACTGAAGCGCGCCTTGCGCGGGTCGCCAACAGCCTGCTCGACGATCTCGACAAGGACACGGTCGATTTCACGGAGAACTATGACGGCAGCCGGCAGGAGCCGACGGTGCTGCCCGCACGCTTTCCCAACCTGCTGGTCAACGGTGCGGGCGGGATCGCGGTCGGCATGGCGACCAACGTGCCGCCGCACAACCTTGGCGAGGTGATCGACGGCTGTCTGGCCTTCATCGACAATCCGCACATCACTTCCGAAGAGCTGATCCAGTTCATCCCCGGCCCCGATTTCCCCACTGCGCCGCTGATCCTCGGCACGCATGGCGCGCGTTCGGCCTACACCACCGGGCGCGGGTCGATCCTGATGCGCTGCCGTCACGAGGTGGAAACCGGGCGCAATGATCGCCGCTCGATCGTGTTCACCTCGATCCCCTATCAGGTCGGCAAGTCGAACCTCGTCGAGAAGATCGCCGAGGCCGCCAAGGACAAGCGGATCGAGGGCATCTCCGACATTCGTGACGAAAGCTCGCGCGAGGGCGTTCGCGTTGTCGTCGATCTGAAGCGCGATGCCACCCCCGAGGTCGTGCTCAACCAAATCTGGCGCCACACCCCTGCGCAGGCCTCCTTCCCCGCCAACATGCTGGCGATCCGCGGCGGCCGGCCCGAAACGCTGACCCTGCGCGACATCATCCAGAGCTTCATCGCGTTCCGCGAGGAAGTGATCACGCGGCGCACCAAGTACGAGCTCAACAAGGCGCGCGAGCGGGCGCACCTTTTGCTGGGTCTGGTGGTCGCGGTCTCGAACCTCGACGAGGTGGTGGCGATGATCCGCTCGGCCCGCAATCCGGCCGAAGCGCGCGGCAAGCTGCTCGCCAAGGAATGGCCGATCGGCGACATTGCGCAGTACATCCGGCTGGTCGAGGCGATTGATCCGTCCGATGACGAGAGCGGCGGCACCTATCGCCTGTCCGAGCGGCAGGTGAAAGCCATCCTCGAACTGCGCCTCCACCGCCTGACTGCGCTCGGCCGCGACGAGATCGGCGACGAGCTGAAGGAGCTGGCCGCAGCGATCGCGGAATATCTCTCGATCCTCGCAGACCGCGTGAAGCTCTATGGCGTGATGCGGGAAGAACTGACCGAAATCCGCGCCACCTATGCCACGCCGCGCCTGTCTGAAATCGCGCCCGCCTGGGACGGCCTCGAAGACGAGGACCTGATCGAGCGCGAGGACATGGTCGTCACGGTCACCCATGACGGCTATATCAAGCGCACCGCGCTCGCCACCTTCCGCGCGCAGGGTCGCGGCGGCAAGGGCCGCTCGGGCATGGCGACCAAGGACGAGGATGCCGTCGTCGAGCTCTTCGTCACCAGCACCCACAATCCGGTGCTGTTCTTCACCAACACCGGCCGCGTCTATCGCCTCAAGGTGTGGAAGCTGCCCGAAGGCGGGCCCACCACCAAGGGCCGCCCGATGGTCAACCTCCTGCCGCTGGGCGAGGACGAGCGCGTCACCAACGTGCTGCCCCTGCCCGAGGACGAGGCGAGCTGGGCCAATCTCAACATCGTCTTTGCCACCGAACAAGGCATGGTGCGCCGCAATTCGATGGACGCCTTCGCCAACATCCCGACGGCGGGCAAATATGCGATGGGCTTTGTCGAGGGCTCGGGTGACCGGCTGATCGGGGTGCAGCTCCTCACCGAAGAACAGCAGATCTTCCTTGCCAGCGATAGCGGCAAGGCGATCCGCTTCTCTGCCACCGACGCGCGCGAGACCAAGAGCCGCACCGGCATCGGCGTGCGCGGCATGAGCCTCAAGAAGGGCGGCAAGGTCGTGAGCATGGCGGTGGTCGATCCGCTCACCGCCGACATGGAAACCCGCGAGGCTTACTTGCGCGCGGCGGCGTGGAAGAACAACGACGCGGTCTCCACCCTCCCGGCAGAACAAGTCGCCGCGATGGCGGAAGCCGAGGAGTTCATCCTCACCATCACCGCCAACGGCTATGGCAAGATTTCCTCGGCCTATGAATATCGCACCACCTCGCGCGGTGGCCAGGGGATCACCAATATCGGCACGCCCGACAGCAATCCCGACCGCAATGGCCCGGTGGTGGCGAGCTTCCCGGTCAAGCATGGCTCGCAGCTGATGCTGGTGACCGATCAGGCCAAGCTGATCCGCCTCGACATCGGTTTCCGTCACCTGATCGAAGGCGGGTTCGAGAGCCTCAAGGGCTTCTCGATCTCGGGACGCGGCTCGTCGGGTATCCGCATCTTCGATGTCGCCAAGGACGAGCACATCGTCGGCGCGGCCCTGATCGACGAGACCGAGGAACCGGAGAACGCCGCCGAGGAAGCCATTGCTGCCGAAATGGCTGACGGGGGCGAGGCGCCCTCCGAATAG
- a CDS encoding lysoplasmalogenase family protein, translating to MAKQALIEQRPWLLASIAAGTAFFFLKDNPIAEGVWGILLKGSAVGLLALYVALRVPGGKHRADGWLLVAALVLAALGDMAIELWFTAGGAFFAAAHCVATALYLRNRHARPSPVQKVVGLALLIGTPLVSYWLSGEVAIAVYAGFLGMMASTAWMSHYPRYRVGTGAVLFVVSDWLIFSRGAPLDLGVLPDLLIWPLYFGGQVMIATGIVQCLRGEQPVR from the coding sequence ATGGCGAAACAGGCGCTGATCGAGCAACGTCCGTGGCTGCTGGCGAGCATTGCCGCAGGCACGGCCTTCTTCTTCCTCAAGGATAATCCGATTGCCGAGGGCGTGTGGGGCATCCTGCTCAAGGGTTCCGCGGTGGGCTTGCTGGCGCTTTATGTCGCGCTCCGGGTGCCCGGGGGCAAACACCGCGCCGACGGGTGGCTGCTGGTGGCCGCGCTCGTGCTGGCGGCGCTGGGCGATATGGCGATCGAGCTGTGGTTCACCGCCGGTGGGGCTTTCTTTGCCGCAGCGCATTGCGTCGCGACCGCGCTTTATCTGCGCAATCGTCATGCGAGGCCGTCTCCGGTGCAGAAGGTGGTCGGGCTCGCCCTGCTGATCGGCACCCCACTGGTTAGCTACTGGCTGAGCGGCGAGGTGGCGATTGCGGTCTATGCGGGGTTCCTCGGGATGATGGCATCGACCGCGTGGATGAGCCACTATCCGCGCTACCGCGTCGGCACCGGGGCGGTGCTGTTCGTGGTGAGCGACTGGCTGATCTTCTCGCGCGGCGCGCCGCTTGATCTGGGCGTGCTGCCCGACCTCCTGATCTGGCCGCTCTATTTCGGCGGGCAGGTGATGATCGCGACCGGCATTGTGCAGTGCTTGCGAGGCGAACAGCCGGTACGCTGA
- the trmFO gene encoding methylenetetrahydrofolate--tRNA-(uracil(54)-C(5))-methyltransferase (FADH(2)-oxidizing) TrmFO has protein sequence MTATPTIHDVHIIGGGLAGSEAAWQLARRGLKVRLSEMRGSGDNMTPAHQSDGLAELVCSNSFRSDDDTKNAVGLLHHEMRMLDSLVMRAGEVARVPAGSAMAVDRDVFSAEVDKALQAHPNITIVRERVDALPAAGLTIVATGPLTAEALAGNIVRATGSERLAFFDAIAPIIHHDSIDMSKCWIQSRWNKRTEASNEGGDYINCPMDKEQYLAFHRGLMEGEKTEFKQWEKDTPYFDGCMPIEVMAARGVETLRYGPMKGVGLDNPFDVTPEFPQGRWPYAVVQLRQDNKLGTLWNMVGFQTKLKYAAQVELFRTIPGLENAEFARLGGLHRNTFLNSPKVLDRQLRLTAAPHIRFAGQVTGCEGYVESAAIGLVAGMMTAAEFAGHDWQPLPATTALGALLSHITGDAEAETFQPMNVNFGLFPPLHEVGKKSRKEAYTNRAKADLASWIAASREAVPA, from the coding sequence ATGACTGCAACACCGACAATTCACGATGTTCACATCATTGGCGGCGGGCTCGCCGGGAGCGAGGCGGCCTGGCAGCTGGCGCGGCGCGGATTGAAGGTCCGCCTGTCGGAGATGCGCGGCAGCGGGGACAATATGACCCCTGCCCACCAGAGCGATGGCCTGGCCGAACTGGTGTGCTCCAATTCCTTCCGCTCGGATGATGACACCAAGAACGCGGTCGGCCTGCTGCATCACGAGATGCGGATGCTGGACAGTCTGGTGATGCGCGCAGGCGAAGTGGCGCGTGTTCCGGCGGGCAGCGCGATGGCGGTGGACCGCGATGTCTTCTCCGCCGAGGTGGACAAGGCGCTTCAAGCCCACCCCAACATCACCATCGTGCGCGAACGGGTGGACGCCCTCCCCGCAGCCGGGCTCACCATCGTTGCCACCGGACCGCTGACGGCCGAGGCCCTCGCTGGTAACATCGTGCGCGCCACAGGTTCCGAACGGCTCGCCTTCTTCGATGCCATCGCGCCGATCATCCACCACGATTCCATCGACATGTCGAAATGCTGGATCCAGTCGCGCTGGAACAAGCGGACCGAGGCCTCGAACGAAGGCGGCGACTATATCAACTGCCCGATGGACAAGGAGCAGTACCTCGCTTTCCACCGCGGGCTGATGGAGGGCGAAAAAACCGAGTTCAAGCAGTGGGAAAAGGACACGCCCTATTTCGACGGCTGCATGCCGATCGAGGTGATGGCCGCGCGCGGGGTCGAGACGCTGCGCTACGGGCCGATGAAGGGCGTGGGGCTGGACAATCCCTTCGATGTGACGCCCGAATTCCCGCAAGGCCGCTGGCCCTATGCCGTGGTGCAGCTGCGGCAGGACAACAAGCTTGGCACGCTGTGGAACATGGTCGGCTTCCAGACGAAGCTGAAATACGCCGCGCAAGTGGAGCTGTTCCGCACCATTCCGGGGCTGGAAAATGCTGAATTTGCGCGGCTCGGCGGCCTCCACCGCAACACCTTCCTCAATTCGCCCAAGGTGCTCGATCGCCAGCTTCGCCTCACCGCCGCGCCGCATATCCGCTTTGCAGGGCAGGTGACCGGCTGCGAGGGCTATGTCGAAAGCGCCGCCATCGGTCTTGTCGCGGGCATGATGACGGCGGCAGAGTTTGCCGGGCATGACTGGCAGCCGCTCCCCGCGACCACAGCATTGGGCGCGCTGCTCAGCCACATCACCGGCGATGCCGAGGCCGAGACCTTCCAGCCCATGAACGTCAATTTCGGGCTGTTCCCGCCGCTCCACGAGGTCGGCAAGAAGAGCCGCAAGGAAGCCTACACCAATCGCGCCAAGGCCGATCTGGCCTCGTGGATTGCCGCAAGCCGCGAGGCGGTGCCGGCCTAG